A window of the Ostrea edulis chromosome 1, xbOstEdul1.1, whole genome shotgun sequence genome harbors these coding sequences:
- the LOC125680400 gene encoding chitin-binding domain protein cbd-1-like: protein MEHGLRVLVFAAVVVSALAVDCSTMPDGVYEAGCRSFARCTGAEVTIVDCDKGNVYNNATGSCDDPHNVPPPCGVFRDCSNKKDGKYADMDEHCRSYYTCFKGAFLGHNKCPANLVFNEDLQTCDWPESVKPPCGSKSP from the exons ATGGAACACGGCTTACGAGTTTTGGTTTTTGCTGCGGTTGTTG TCTCTGCCTTGGCTGTGGACTGCAGTACAATGCCAGATGGTGTCTATGAAGCAGGATGCAGATCCTTCGCCAGGTGTACAGGTGCCGAAGTCACCATTGTTGACTGTGATAAAGGAAATGTCTACAACAACGCCACCGGAAGTTGTGATGA TCCCCACAATGTTCCCCCGCCTTGTGGAGTTTTTAGAGATTGTTCTAACAAAAAGGATGGAAAATACGCAGATATGGACGAGCATTGTAGGAGTTATTACACGTGCTTTAAGGGGGCTTTCCTTGGTCACAATAAATGTCCTGCAA ACTTGGTCTTCAACGAGGACTTACAAACATGTGATTGGCCCGAAAGCGTTAAGCCTCCTTGTGGATCAAAATCACCATGA